In Astyanax mexicanus isolate ESR-SI-001 chromosome 25, AstMex3_surface, whole genome shotgun sequence, a genomic segment contains:
- the zgc:171579 gene encoding G-protein coupled receptor 4 → MEGTLNDSMVGNACGIDFTQDSVFLPVLYGIFFSVGTPMNLLALFGLYRLLKSQNVLPVFVINLLLADLIQLLTLPLWIDYYAREHSWRFGLQGCQLMGLAFYISVYAGIFFMCIIALERYLAITRPLKFQNYRHLKFAWLAALAVWVLIAVPPSVAFNKLFPKQNYTMCVERYPSEGNFITYRLITLLLSFILPLGFIAGLHRQTLRSLMAINSLLSEEKRRIRGLLTLLVAIFVTVLGPYHFIGCVKYLGLLIYRPVCDWEKALFVPYQLGRALLSLNSLLDPVLYIFLRSDFQALAGRYMPCFGALRSPNASCVKSEQPERPTNSTQA, encoded by the coding sequence ATGGAGGGCACCCTGAACGACTCGATGGTGGGCAACGCCTGCGGCATCGACTTCACGCAGGACAGCGTCTTCCTCCCGGTGCTGTACGGGATCTTCTTCAGCGTCGGGACGCCCATGAACCTGCTGGCGCTGTTCGGTCTGTACCGACTGCTGAAGTCCCAGAACGTTCTTCCGGTGTTCGTCATCAACCTGCTGCTGGCCGACCTCATCCAGCTGCTGACGCTGCCGCTGTGGATCGACTACTACGCCCGGGAGCACAGCTGGCGCTTCGGGCTGCAAGGGTGCCAGCTTATGGGGTTGGCGTTCTACATCAGCGTCTACGCCGGGATCTTCTTCATGTGCATCATCGCGCTGGAGCGGTACTTGGCCATAACCAGACCTCTGAAGTTCCAGAACTACCGGCACCTGAAGTTCGCCTGGCTGGCGGCGCTCGCCGTTTGGGTTCTGATCGCCGTGCCGCCCTCGGTCGCCTTCAACAAACTCTTCCCCAAGCAGAATTACACCATGTGCGTGGAGAGGTACCCTTCAGAGGGCAATTTCATCACCTACCGGCTGATTACCCTCCTTCTGTCCTTCATCCTGCCCCTCGGCTTCATCGCCGGCCTGCACCGCCAGACCCTGCGCTCGCTGATGGCAATCAACTCCCTTTTGTCCGAAGAGAAGAGGCGTATCCGAGGGCTGCTGACCCTCCTGGTGGCCATATTTGTCACGGTGCTGGGACCCTATCACTTCATCGGATGCGTGAAGTACCTGGGGCTGCTGATCTACAGGCCGGTGTGCGACTGGGAGAAGGCTCTGTTTGTACCGTATCAGCTGGGCCGAGCTCTGCTGAGCCTCAACAGCCTGCTTGACCCCGTGCTCTACATTTTCCTCAGGAGTGATTTCCAGGCACTGGCCGGGCGCTACATGCCCTGCTTTGGGGCGTTGAGGAGCCCAAACGCTTCCTGTGTGAAATCAGAACAGCCGGAAAGGCCTACGAACTCCACACAGGCCTGA